A single genomic interval of Chloracidobacterium validum harbors:
- a CDS encoding two-component system sensor histidine kinase NtrB gives MNPLYTRLINLIVSRLVVISILLSLAVAMARSENSWANADINPQPLVWLAVVVGLLSVFYFTWLRMSTLYLVQGYVQLLGDVIAVTWLTYQMRDSAFPLAPLYLVIVFVAAMILPRIGTIAIGITCALAYVGLIMAFKVGLLVGGYAIVEQNERYLQNNPLLYVVAILALTVLGGQLAERLRRSDAELEAAARDLAQLRAFNERIVESVKSGLVTIDLSGRIVTFNRAAEEITGYRMKVVRNKHLRDIFGELDCNFEPERLPVTPQKDEFRRFEADCQAADGRTLRLGFAMSPLTSESDDITGYVLSFQDLTEIIKLEEEIRRQDRLAALGKMAAGIAHEIRNPLAAMRGSIQMLQSELRLDDEQARLMRIILRESDRLNRTIEDFLKYARPRSLQPVAVNLERLIGDTLSLLQHSSETRTDHEITLQSPPDLPAIVADSDQLKQVIWNLARNAIQAMPHGGKLSVTLRPLADQIEIRLTDTGTGFPKDNLERPFEPFNSNREGGTGLGMAIVYQIVSDHGGRISIHNRTDGTTGAEVIVTLPQTTGSPLLQNDILADSRRQLKRTPSGVPALSFSSSAMASKPASDTKSSEQS, from the coding sequence ATGAACCCGCTCTACACGCGCCTCATCAACCTCATCGTTTCGCGGCTGGTTGTCATCTCCATCCTGCTCTCACTCGCCGTCGCCATGGCGCGCTCGGAAAACTCCTGGGCCAACGCCGACATCAACCCGCAACCGCTGGTCTGGTTGGCGGTTGTGGTTGGATTGCTTTCGGTGTTCTATTTCACTTGGCTGCGGATGTCCACGCTCTATCTCGTGCAGGGTTATGTCCAACTGCTCGGGGATGTCATTGCCGTGACGTGGCTCACCTACCAGATGCGCGATTCAGCCTTCCCGCTGGCGCCGCTCTATCTCGTGATCGTCTTCGTTGCGGCCATGATTTTGCCGCGCATCGGCACGATTGCGATTGGGATTACGTGCGCCCTGGCCTACGTCGGACTCATCATGGCCTTCAAGGTTGGGTTGCTGGTTGGGGGATACGCCATTGTCGAGCAAAACGAACGCTACTTGCAAAACAACCCTCTGCTTTATGTGGTTGCCATTCTGGCGCTGACCGTTCTTGGCGGACAACTCGCCGAACGGCTGCGGCGAAGCGACGCGGAACTTGAAGCCGCCGCCCGGGACCTGGCCCAACTGCGGGCATTCAACGAGCGCATTGTCGAAAGTGTCAAAAGCGGACTGGTTACGATTGACCTGAGCGGCAGAATCGTTACCTTCAACCGCGCGGCTGAGGAAATTACCGGCTACCGCATGAAGGTCGTGCGAAACAAGCACCTGCGAGACATCTTTGGTGAACTTGACTGTAACTTTGAGCCTGAGCGATTACCAGTTACGCCTCAAAAAGACGAGTTTCGCAGATTTGAAGCTGACTGCCAGGCGGCTGATGGGCGAACCCTGCGATTGGGGTTTGCGATGTCGCCGCTCACCAGCGAGTCAGATGACATCACTGGTTATGTTCTTTCTTTCCAAGACCTGACTGAAATTATCAAGCTTGAGGAAGAAATCCGTCGCCAAGATCGCCTGGCCGCGCTTGGAAAAATGGCGGCCGGCATCGCGCATGAAATCCGTAACCCACTTGCCGCCATGCGTGGCTCGATTCAGATGCTCCAGTCTGAGCTACGTCTCGATGACGAGCAGGCCAGGCTCATGCGCATCATTCTCCGTGAATCCGACCGCCTCAACCGCACCATTGAAGACTTTCTCAAGTACGCCCGCCCCCGATCGTTGCAACCGGTCGCCGTCAACCTTGAACGGCTCATCGGTGATACACTTTCCCTGCTCCAGCATAGCTCTGAGACACGAACCGATCACGAAATCACACTTCAGTCTCCGCCAGACTTGCCGGCGATTGTGGCAGACAGCGATCAGCTCAAGCAGGTGATCTGGAATCTGGCGCGCAACGCCATTCAAGCCATGCCCCACGGCGGGAAGCTCAGTGTCACACTCCGACCACTTGCCGACCAGATTGAAATCCGCCTGACGGATACGGGAACCGGCTTTCCAAAAGATAACCTGGAGCGCCCATTCGAGCCGTTCAACTCCAATCGCGAGGGCGGCACCGGGCTAGGCATGGCGATTGTTTACCAAATTGTCTCAGACCATGGCGGACGCATTAGCATTCATAACCGCACGGATGGGACTACCGGAGCGGAAGTTATCGTGACGCTTCCACAGACAACTGGTTCCCCACTACTACAAAACGATATCCTAGCCGATTCGCGGCGGCAGCTAAAACGAACGCCGTCTGGCGTTCCGGCACTCTCGTTTTCTTCATCAGCCATGGCGTCAAAACCGGCCAGTGACACAAAATCTAGTGAACAATCCTAG
- a CDS encoding 4'-phosphopantetheinyl transferase family protein, which produces MLYLNQTSAKSATPSVIDPSSAQPRLSPEAVHLWWLTLQPLGESTSVSGALHGSSVLSLDERRRAERLRCPRRARRFSLGRAHLRHILAHYLEQAPDAIRFAYTTNGKPYLPDAPQLFFSLAHADDVGLLAIAHGRRVGVDVELPGCAERWLAVARRCLPKAEYRRLWRLPELERPLAMRRCWTRQEAWLKASGEAALRRLLQMDMPLEIPCAATAPRFTIHDTQGRTWLMQDVSRGPACATLVVEWQPDEPIAVLAFGQS; this is translated from the coding sequence ATGCTCTACTTAAACCAGACCAGTGCCAAATCAGCAACTCCATCTGTTATTGATCCATCTTCAGCGCAGCCGCGGCTTTCACCTGAGGCTGTTCACCTATGGTGGCTGACGTTGCAGCCGCTGGGTGAAAGCACGTCGGTGTCGGGTGCATTGCACGGCAGCTCGGTTCTGAGTCTGGATGAGCGCCGGCGGGCAGAACGCTTGCGCTGTCCACGACGGGCGCGCCGTTTCAGTCTCGGACGCGCCCATTTGCGCCACATCCTCGCGCACTACCTTGAGCAAGCACCTGACGCCATTCGATTTGCTTATACAACCAACGGCAAACCCTATTTGCCAGATGCCCCCCAACTTTTTTTCAGCTTGGCGCACGCGGATGACGTGGGACTCCTTGCCATCGCTCACGGTCGCCGCGTTGGGGTTGACGTCGAACTTCCCGGCTGTGCTGAACGGTGGCTGGCGGTTGCCCGCCGGTGTCTGCCTAAAGCCGAATACCGCCGCCTCTGGAGGCTGCCGGAACTGGAACGTCCGCTGGCCATGCGCCGCTGCTGGACGCGCCAGGAAGCCTGGCTCAAGGCAAGCGGCGAGGCGGCGCTGCGCCGACTGCTTCAGATGGATATGCCTTTGGAAATACCTTGCGCCGCCACGGCCCCCCGGTTCACGATACACGACACCCAGGGACGCACTTGGCTCATGCAGGATGTTTCACGGGGGCCAGCATGCGCGACACTGGTCGTCGAGTGGCAACCAGATGAACCAATCGCTGTGTTGGCGTTCGGTCAGTCCTGA
- a CDS encoding alpha/beta fold hydrolase, which yields MSLLIAERLFRTLFGEPTGPLDEDGYVAENEAGRRRRSGAARPLHYELLLDAPTLKLRRYAPRRRLRRRLPVLLVPPLMVTADVFDLHPRRSLVRHLVEQGYDVFLLDYGKPQARDRRLSLGRYIEHRVHTGVRMVKRVTGTDELSLVGYCLGGIFANCYAALHPQSGIRNIVTIGTPTDFSAMLLHRVLAGVSRQPLEALAAHYGYIPAAVCNASFHLLHPDVVLRSPKTFWRGLSDPDFIASPRPDGGRHLEYVNLTEAAFKQLWHNVVLGNELAAGRFTIGRRRVDYGRIRAASLIIASREDRLVPPEAVTAITKTLTTKDVAVRFVKGGHLGMLIGSRAGRTWRLVAEWLEVRSRRQPVAPAKPSASVTPWRVVPLPAAALPSALRKVS from the coding sequence ATGTCGCTGCTCATTGCCGAACGCTTGTTCAGGACCTTGTTTGGTGAACCAACTGGGCCGCTTGACGAAGACGGCTACGTTGCCGAAAACGAGGCAGGCAGGCGACGCCGGTCAGGTGCGGCGCGGCCGCTCCACTACGAGCTTTTGCTTGATGCGCCAACGCTCAAGCTTCGACGCTACGCGCCCCGCCGCCGCTTACGCCGGCGGTTGCCGGTGTTGCTAGTGCCACCGCTGATGGTCACGGCGGATGTTTTCGATTTACACCCAAGGCGCAGCCTAGTGCGCCACTTGGTCGAGCAGGGCTACGATGTTTTCCTGCTCGATTACGGTAAACCACAAGCCCGTGACCGCCGTCTGTCGCTGGGGCGTTACATCGAGCACCGCGTCCACACCGGGGTGCGAATGGTCAAGCGCGTCACCGGGACGGACGAGTTGTCGCTGGTCGGGTACTGCTTAGGGGGCATTTTTGCCAACTGCTACGCCGCACTCCACCCCCAGTCCGGCATCCGCAACATTGTCACGATTGGCACGCCAACCGACTTTTCGGCCATGCTCTTGCACCGCGTTTTGGCCGGAGTTTCACGCCAGCCGCTTGAAGCGCTCGCCGCGCATTATGGCTACATCCCGGCTGCCGTTTGCAACGCCTCGTTTCATCTTTTACACCCAGACGTTGTTTTGCGTAGCCCGAAGACATTTTGGCGTGGGCTAAGTGATCCGGATTTCATTGCTTCTCCACGCCCGGATGGCGGGCGGCATCTGGAGTATGTCAACTTGACCGAAGCGGCCTTCAAGCAGCTATGGCACAACGTTGTCCTGGGCAACGAATTGGCGGCGGGACGGTTCACCATCGGACGACGCCGGGTTGACTACGGGAGAATTCGGGCCGCATCGCTGATCATTGCCAGTCGGGAAGATCGGCTGGTGCCGCCAGAAGCCGTGACGGCCATCACCAAGACGTTGACGACAAAAGACGTCGCGGTGCGCTTTGTCAAAGGCGGCCATTTAGGGATGCTGATTGGGTCACGCGCTGGTCGCACCTGGCGTTTGGTCGCGGAGTGGCTGGAAGTCCGTTCCCGCCGTCAACCCGTCGCGCCCGCGAAGCCCAGCGCATCGGTGACACCCTGGCGTGTCGTTCCACTGCCAGCCGCGGCCCTGCCATCCGCGTTACGGAAAGTTTCGTAG
- a CDS encoding crotonase/enoyl-CoA hydratase family protein yields the protein MDIVTYEVQGTTAIVTLQRPEVRNAVDDPTAAALDAAFTRYEQDDACSVAVLTGAGGHFCAGADLKAVAAGARVKVQATGVAPMGPTRRRLTKPVIAAIEGYAVAGGLELALWCDLRIASTTAVLGVFCRRFGVPLIDGGTVRLPRVIGFGRALDLILTGRPVGAEEALSIGLINRLCPAGQALETALALADALAAFPQACLRSDRLSVYEQCELDWDQALRNEFQRGMTVLASGETQAGARRFADGSGRHGAFDR from the coding sequence ATGGACATCGTGACCTATGAAGTTCAGGGGACGACGGCAATTGTGACGCTTCAGCGCCCAGAGGTTCGCAATGCCGTTGACGACCCCACGGCGGCGGCGCTGGATGCCGCCTTTACCCGCTATGAGCAGGACGATGCCTGTTCGGTGGCCGTCCTTACCGGAGCCGGTGGTCACTTTTGCGCCGGGGCTGACCTCAAGGCCGTGGCAGCCGGGGCGCGGGTGAAGGTCCAGGCAACCGGTGTGGCCCCCATGGGACCGACGCGGCGGCGACTGACCAAGCCGGTGATTGCCGCGATTGAGGGTTATGCCGTCGCCGGTGGGCTGGAGCTTGCTTTGTGGTGCGACCTGCGCATTGCTTCGACCACGGCCGTTTTGGGCGTTTTCTGTCGGCGTTTTGGCGTCCCGTTGATTGATGGTGGCACAGTGCGCCTCCCGCGGGTCATTGGCTTTGGGCGCGCCCTTGATCTCATTTTGACCGGCCGCCCGGTTGGCGCGGAAGAAGCCTTGTCCATCGGACTCATCAACCGCCTCTGCCCAGCGGGTCAGGCGCTTGAGACGGCCCTTGCGCTGGCCGATGCCCTAGCAGCCTTTCCCCAGGCGTGCTTGCGGAGTGACCGGCTATCGGTTTACGAACAGTGCGAGCTTGATTGGGACCAAGCCCTGCGCAATGAGTTCCAACGGGGGATGACGGTTCTGGCGTCTGGAGAAACCCAGGCCGGTGCGCGTCGCTTTGCCGATGGCAGCGGTCGTCATGGAGCTTTCGACCGATGA
- a CDS encoding outer membrane protein assembly factor BamB family protein encodes MMHSHRAWRWLCCAALLLVVGSALVHAQQRPRLTTILNGRATVPLQPLSTVWLYLEADGARQEPLVTERAVYVPLRSGKVIALARQDGARLWETSPGVALTANLYRLGNRLVACASRPAADGVGAMGIVRWLDLETGVVQREITLSSPITSNLVSDGARLYARLGEKAIVALDPDTFSITWQVDGDFTEALACDRDLVVVSTPSGELWSLRAVDGSRQWRCFLGARPGPATGDDKWVYCGTERGEVVAIQRTTGRIQWRRRTGGAITAPPLVYSNWVLVASYDNFLYALDGQTGELRWRQQMAGRLTRQPTWLTDATFAVAALDDREITIVNSSDGRVVARWRLDTERVFSALHISNGLVVMGTERGIAAVKL; translated from the coding sequence ATGATGCATTCTCACCGGGCTTGGCGTTGGCTGTGCTGTGCGGCACTTCTACTGGTTGTGGGGAGCGCCTTGGTCCACGCCCAACAGCGCCCACGGCTGACAACCATTTTGAATGGAAGGGCAACCGTCCCACTTCAGCCACTGTCCACGGTGTGGCTCTACCTGGAGGCAGATGGGGCACGCCAGGAACCCCTTGTGACGGAACGGGCGGTTTACGTTCCACTGCGTAGTGGAAAGGTCATCGCGCTGGCGCGCCAAGACGGCGCGCGGCTCTGGGAGACATCGCCGGGCGTGGCGCTGACCGCCAACCTCTACCGGCTTGGCAACCGCCTGGTGGCTTGCGCCTCGCGTCCGGCGGCGGATGGCGTGGGCGCGATGGGCATCGTCCGCTGGCTCGATCTGGAAACGGGCGTGGTACAACGTGAAATCACCCTCTCGTCCCCGATTACATCAAATCTGGTTAGCGATGGAGCGCGGCTCTACGCGCGGCTTGGTGAAAAGGCCATCGTGGCGCTTGACCCGGATACCTTTTCGATAACGTGGCAGGTTGACGGGGATTTCACCGAGGCGCTGGCCTGCGACCGTGACTTGGTAGTGGTGAGTACGCCGTCTGGTGAACTGTGGTCGCTGCGGGCGGTGGATGGCAGCCGGCAGTGGCGCTGCTTCCTGGGCGCGCGTCCGGGGCCGGCGACCGGCGACGATAAGTGGGTTTACTGTGGCACGGAGCGAGGCGAGGTCGTTGCCATCCAGCGAACCACCGGTCGAATTCAGTGGCGCCGCCGAACCGGCGGGGCGATTACGGCGCCACCGCTTGTCTATTCAAACTGGGTATTGGTGGCCTCGTATGATAACTTCCTCTATGCCCTCGATGGGCAGACCGGCGAGCTACGCTGGCGACAACAGATGGCTGGCCGCCTGACGCGCCAACCAACTTGGCTGACGGATGCCACGTTTGCCGTGGCCGCGCTTGACGACCGCGAGATCACAATCGTCAATAGCTCAGATGGGCGGGTCGTGGCTCGGTGGCGGCTTGACACGGAGCGCGTCTTTTCGGCGCTCCATATCTCTAATGGCTTGGTCGTCATGGGAACTGAACGTGGGATTGCCGCTGTCAAACTCTAG
- a CDS encoding penicillin-binding protein 1A, whose amino-acid sequence MSNVLKLSQPNDPPVDVVIPAPFRWGRWLTLPLALLVSAAAGSLAMFLFLEWFASTDDQRQVGALADFQPSVVTRVYADDGRTVIGEFALERRVPLSYEEIPLRMRQAIMAIEDVRFEHHWGVDPLGLARATWKNFLAGRTVEGGSTLTQQLTKILFLSPEKTFERKIREAILALQIERQYSKEQIMELYCNQINLGGGAYGVEAGAQYYFGKSVKDCSLEEFALLAAIPKAPSGYSPILRPQEAKRRRNLVILNMLEAGYITEAEAEAAKATEIKLNVASARELNTSGPFAYVVEEVRRELESRFGTRGTHTGGLQVITTIDAPAQIQAVNAVRWGLHRYEERHGGARRDAPVPNVLEELKGKDLTAYRHPEWAYEPFNGMYVHGLVTRVTGRTAEVSFGKYRATVAFPPDRPLREGDLPMFLIKSGAPRQHAFAPATPVPDAPPATARKGKRESGKASAEPAASDGTLQVELRSLPAVAGAMLCLNAQTGEIKAMVGGYDFSQSKFNNATQANRQTGSCFKPFIYTAAIENGWTPDDLISDTPFQSGNWSPRNYDGGFTGSIPLRTALAKSRNIPAVRLLASVGIRRGAEVVRRFGITNPMAPYLPSALGATEVPLIEMVSAYSVFPNQGKRAKPHLIRRILDYDGRTIFDFDRDETERESRVISSYVAAQMVDMMRGVIDGGTASKVRGVSQGDLNKRQLAGKTGTVNDWTDAWFIGYTPSLTCGAWIGYPGEKRTLGRGETGGEAALPMWIEFMKLYLQGKPLETFDKAPTPDADLEKLQAERDRQERKELESGVATLMEDTGTSSAKQAASGREASPPRDEEPGKPRRERTMIEETSGQTAVDEAQSAKRAQRRDPPESSEPSRPTPKPTVKKPSFVTDEPPKPPQRNAPKRETPGVD is encoded by the coding sequence ATGTCAAACGTTTTGAAGTTGTCTCAGCCCAATGACCCGCCGGTTGATGTCGTGATACCAGCGCCATTTCGATGGGGGCGATGGTTGACGCTTCCATTGGCGTTGCTGGTTTCGGCTGCCGCCGGTTCGCTGGCCATGTTCTTGTTCTTGGAGTGGTTTGCCTCGACCGACGATCAACGGCAAGTCGGGGCGCTCGCCGACTTTCAACCCAGTGTGGTGACGCGCGTTTATGCTGACGATGGGCGCACCGTGATTGGCGAATTCGCGCTCGAACGGCGTGTGCCGCTTTCCTATGAGGAAATCCCGCTGCGGATGCGGCAGGCCATCATGGCGATTGAGGACGTGCGGTTTGAGCACCACTGGGGGGTGGACCCACTGGGCCTGGCGCGGGCGACCTGGAAAAACTTCCTTGCCGGACGCACGGTTGAAGGCGGCTCAACGCTAACCCAGCAGTTGACCAAAATTCTGTTTTTGTCGCCCGAGAAGACATTCGAGCGCAAGATTCGGGAAGCCATCCTAGCGCTTCAGATCGAGCGACAATACAGCAAAGAACAAATCATGGAGTTGTACTGCAACCAGATCAACTTGGGCGGCGGCGCGTATGGGGTCGAAGCCGGCGCGCAGTATTACTTTGGGAAGTCAGTCAAGGATTGCTCATTAGAAGAATTTGCACTACTGGCGGCGATTCCTAAGGCCCCGTCTGGTTACTCGCCCATCTTGAGGCCACAAGAAGCCAAGCGCCGGCGGAATCTGGTGATTCTGAACATGCTCGAAGCTGGCTACATTACGGAAGCCGAGGCGGAGGCGGCCAAAGCCACCGAAATCAAGCTCAATGTGGCATCGGCGCGTGAACTCAACACGAGTGGCCCCTTTGCCTACGTCGTCGAGGAAGTCCGGCGTGAACTGGAGAGTCGGTTCGGCACCCGTGGCACCCACACCGGCGGTCTTCAGGTCATAACGACCATTGATGCGCCGGCCCAGATTCAAGCCGTCAACGCTGTCCGGTGGGGACTGCATCGCTACGAAGAGCGCCACGGGGGGGCGCGGCGCGACGCCCCTGTGCCAAACGTTTTGGAAGAACTCAAGGGCAAAGACCTCACTGCCTATCGCCACCCGGAGTGGGCCTATGAGCCATTCAATGGGATGTATGTGCACGGGCTGGTGACGCGCGTCACCGGACGGACGGCTGAGGTTTCATTTGGGAAGTACCGCGCAACCGTGGCGTTTCCCCCTGATCGCCCACTGCGTGAGGGTGACCTGCCAATGTTTCTCATCAAAAGCGGCGCGCCGCGCCAACATGCCTTTGCCCCGGCAACGCCAGTCCCTGACGCGCCGCCGGCTACGGCTCGCAAAGGCAAGCGCGAGTCAGGCAAAGCATCGGCTGAACCGGCTGCCAGCGACGGCACGCTTCAAGTCGAACTGCGCTCACTCCCGGCGGTGGCTGGAGCCATGCTTTGTCTCAACGCCCAAACTGGCGAGATCAAGGCGATGGTGGGTGGCTACGATTTTTCGCAATCAAAGTTCAATAACGCCACGCAGGCCAATCGGCAAACTGGGTCCTGCTTCAAGCCATTCATTTACACTGCTGCCATCGAAAACGGATGGACGCCTGACGATCTGATATCGGATACACCTTTTCAGTCTGGGAACTGGTCGCCGCGCAACTACGATGGCGGGTTTACCGGCTCGATTCCACTACGGACGGCGCTTGCCAAATCTCGGAATATCCCGGCCGTCCGATTGCTGGCGAGTGTGGGAATTCGCCGCGGCGCGGAAGTCGTCCGGCGGTTTGGCATCACCAACCCCATGGCCCCCTATTTGCCGTCGGCGCTTGGGGCGACTGAAGTGCCGTTGATTGAGATGGTTTCGGCCTATTCGGTTTTTCCCAATCAAGGGAAACGCGCCAAGCCACATCTCATCCGGCGGATTCTTGACTACGACGGAAGAACCATTTTCGACTTTGACCGAGATGAAACGGAACGCGAGTCGCGGGTTATTTCATCCTATGTTGCGGCTCAGATGGTGGACATGATGCGTGGCGTGATTGACGGCGGCACGGCTTCAAAAGTGCGAGGAGTTTCCCAAGGCGATCTCAACAAGCGCCAACTTGCCGGCAAAACCGGCACGGTCAATGATTGGACGGATGCCTGGTTCATTGGGTACACGCCATCGCTCACCTGCGGGGCCTGGATTGGCTATCCTGGCGAAAAGCGCACGTTAGGGCGCGGAGAAACCGGCGGGGAAGCAGCGCTGCCCATGTGGATCGAGTTTATGAAGCTGTATCTCCAAGGAAAGCCGCTCGAGACGTTTGACAAAGCTCCGACGCCAGACGCTGACCTTGAAAAGCTCCAGGCCGAACGTGACCGACAAGAACGCAAAGAACTTGAAAGTGGTGTGGCGACGTTGATGGAAGACACGGGAACCTCATCGGCCAAACAGGCCGCATCTGGTCGAGAAGCCTCCCCGCCGCGGGATGAAGAACCCGGAAAGCCGCGCCGTGAGCGCACCATGATTGAAGAAACGAGCGGCCAGACGGCAGTTGATGAAGCGCAGTCCGCAAAGCGTGCCCAGCGGCGCGATCCACCGGAAAGTAGCGAGCCGTCCCGTCCAACGCCAAAGCCGACCGTCAAGAAGCCATCCTTCGTGACGGATGAGCCACCCAAGCCACCCCAGCGAAATGCGCCGAAGCGCGAAACGCCAGGAGTGGACTAG
- the ftsY gene encoding signal recognition particle-docking protein FtsY, whose amino-acid sequence MLFWRRKKDETPAERAGLTTLFGSEPVPSVQLPGAPPPADERPAVASPAVAQVAEPADVSWNPPPVASPPATDAVASPSSLPAAVAPPLGDAPPEQARRGLLSRWFGRAGSDSPPAADVASTPVGAPVVAPPAAPADAPRETFLLRMKNAVRRTRQNLVGRLDTLVRGKKVISPEVLDELEEILIGADIGVRTTLDLVEKIRAQVDRKLLNDTDELKRVLRQELLALLRSPVKSVSGRAVRSEQDLSSDIRPYVMMVVGVNGVGKTTTIAKLANLIKREGNEVIVCAADTFRAAAADQLTVWANRVGIPVIQQKPGTDPAAVVYDAMQAAKSRDADVVIVDTAGRLHNKVNLMNELEKMSRIARREVPQAPHEVLLVLDAATGQNGLEQARQFAKSVPVTGLVLTKLDGTAKGGIVVAIARELGLPIRYIGTGEQLDDLTVFSPETFVDSLFE is encoded by the coding sequence ATGTTGTTTTGGAGACGCAAGAAAGACGAGACCCCTGCCGAGCGGGCTGGGCTGACTACGCTGTTCGGCAGCGAGCCAGTTCCATCGGTGCAGTTGCCGGGTGCGCCGCCACCAGCCGACGAACGGCCGGCCGTTGCGTCGCCGGCCGTTGCTCAGGTGGCTGAACCGGCCGACGTGAGTTGGAATCCACCGCCGGTTGCCTCTCCGCCGGCAACGGACGCTGTGGCGTCACCAAGCAGCCTGCCTGCGGCCGTTGCGCCGCCACTTGGTGATGCGCCACCGGAGCAAGCGCGCCGTGGTTTGCTGTCACGGTGGTTTGGACGGGCGGGCAGCGATAGTCCGCCAGCGGCCGATGTGGCTTCCACGCCGGTTGGCGCGCCGGTGGTTGCGCCCCCAGCGGCACCAGCCGATGCGCCCCGTGAAACATTTCTACTGCGAATGAAAAACGCGGTTCGCCGGACTCGCCAAAACTTGGTGGGGCGGCTCGATACCCTGGTGCGCGGCAAGAAGGTCATCAGCCCAGAGGTTTTGGATGAACTCGAAGAGATTTTGATTGGGGCGGATATTGGCGTCCGAACGACGCTCGACCTAGTGGAAAAAATTCGCGCGCAAGTGGATCGCAAGCTTCTCAATGACACTGACGAACTCAAGCGCGTTTTGCGGCAAGAGCTCTTGGCGCTACTACGGTCTCCGGTCAAATCAGTATCGGGCCGCGCCGTTCGTTCAGAGCAAGACCTGTCGTCAGACATTCGTCCGTACGTCATGATGGTCGTCGGCGTCAATGGCGTTGGAAAAACGACAACCATTGCCAAGCTGGCCAACCTCATCAAGCGCGAGGGAAACGAGGTCATCGTTTGCGCGGCGGATACCTTTCGCGCAGCAGCGGCTGACCAATTGACGGTTTGGGCAAACCGTGTCGGCATTCCGGTCATTCAGCAAAAACCGGGAACCGATCCGGCGGCCGTCGTGTATGACGCCATGCAAGCGGCCAAATCGCGGGACGCCGATGTGGTGATCGTGGATACGGCCGGGCGGCTCCACAACAAGGTCAACCTGATGAACGAGCTGGAGAAGATGTCACGCATTGCCCGGCGCGAAGTTCCACAAGCGCCGCACGAGGTGTTGCTTGTCCTGGACGCGGCTACTGGGCAAAACGGACTTGAACAGGCTCGGCAGTTTGCCAAGTCAGTGCCGGTAACAGGCTTGGTTTTGACCAAACTGGATGGCACGGCCAAGGGCGGGATTGTCGTTGCCATTGCCCGCGAGCTAGGTCTTCCGATTCGCTATATCGGCACAGGTGAACAATTGGATGACCTGACCGTGTTTTCACCTGAAACCTTTGTGGATAGCCTGTTCGAGTAG